Proteins from one bacterium genomic window:
- a CDS encoding Trm112 family protein has product MAVSQELLNILACPVCIKSVHLTADGKGLRCEQCKRIYPIVDDIPVMLIEEATLEETPEKS; this is encoded by the coding sequence ATGGCTGTAAGTCAGGAATTACTGAATATTCTCGCCTGTCCCGTCTGCATCAAAAGCGTGCATCTCACCGCGGATGGAAAGGGATTACGTTGTGAACAATGTAAACGGATCTACCCGATCGTGGATGATATTCCTGTGATGCTGATCGAAGAAGCGACTCTCGAGGAAACCCCGGAAAAATCATAA